GGCTGAAGAGGAACATTGAGAAAGACGATAACAAGATCATCGTCACCACTATCCAAAAGCTCAACAACCTGATGAAGAGCGAAGCCAGCCTGCCCATCTATAAAAAGCAGGTGGTGTTCATTTTTGACGAGTGTCACCGCAGCCAGTTTGGTGAGGCACAGAAAAACCTGAAAAAGAAATTCAAGCGGTTCTACCAGTTTGGTTTTACCGGTACGCCCATTTTCCCGCAAAACGCGTTAGGTGCTGACACCACCGCCAGTGTGTTTGGCCGCGAGCTGCACTCTTATGTCATCACCGATGCCATTCGGGATGAAAAAGTGCTCAAGTTCAAGGTGGATTACAACGATGTGCGACCCAAATTCAAGGCGTTAGAAACCGAGCAGGATGAGAAAAAGCTAAGCGCCGCCGAGAACAAGCAGGCGTTGCAACACCCGGATCGCATTCGGGAGATTTCTCGCTATATCCTGCATCACTACCGCCAGAAGACGCACCGTCTGCAAGGGAACCACCAGGGCTTTAACGCCATGTTCGCGGTGAGCAGCGTGGAAGCGGCCAAACTCTATTACCAGACGCTGAGTGAGCTTCAACGTGATAGTGACAGGCCGCTGAAAATTGCCACAATTTTTTCTTATACCGCCAATGAAGAGCAGGATGCCGTAGGCGATATTGTGGATGAAAGCTTTAATGTGTCGGCTATGAACGCCAGTGCCAAGGAATTTTTAAGTGCTGCCATCGACGACTACAACGTTTACTTCAAAACCACTTACAGCGTGGACAGCAACGGCTTTCAGAACTACTACCGCGACCTAGCCAAGCGGGTAAAAGCCAAGGAAATCGACCTGCTGATCGTGGTCGGCATGTTCCTGACTGGCTTTGATGCACCAACGCTGAACACCCTGTTTGTCGATAAGAACCTGCGCTATCACGGTTTGATGCAGGCATTCTCACGTACAAACCGCATTTATGATGCCACCAAGGCGTTTGGTAATATCGTCACCTTCCGCGATTTGGAAAAGGCCACGGTGGATGCCATCACCCTGTTTGGGGATAAAAACACCAAAAATGTGGTTTTAGAAAAGAGCTACAAGGAGTACATGGAAGGTTTTACCGACCTAGTGACAGGCCATGCAAGGCGCGGTTTTATGGAAGTGGTCGCCGACCTGGAGCACAACTTTCCTGATCCTGCTGCCATCGAAAAGGAAGCAGACAAAAAAGCTTTTGCTAAGGTCTTTGGCGAGTATCTGCGCGTAGAAAATGTGCTGCAAAACTACGACGAGTTTGCCAGCTTGAAAGCTTTGCAAAGCCTCGACACCAGCGATCAAGAGGCGGTTGAGGCCTTTAAAGCAGAACATTACTTGGACGATGAAAAACTGGCTGAACTGCAAAGCATTCGATTACCCGCCGAGCGTAAGATTCAGGATTATCGCTCGACCTACAACGACATCCGGGACTGGCAGCGCCGTCAAAAATCCGCCCAAGAAAAAGAAACATCCACCCTCGACTGGGATGATGTGGAGTTTGAGGTGGACCTGCTGAAGTCCCAAGAGATCAACCTGGATTACATCCTAGGGCTGATCTTTGAGCACAATAAAAAAACCAAAAGCAAAGCAGATTTGGTTCAAGAGGTGCGGCGAGTTATCCGTGCAAGCCTTGGCAATCGCGCTAAAGAAGACCTGGTCGTTGATTTCATCAACCAGACCGACCTGGATCAGATCGGTGAGAAAGCCAGTGTGATTGAGGCCTTCTTTACCTTTGCCCAGGCTGAACAGCACCGCGAGGCCGAAGAGCTGATTGATTCAGAGAATCTCAAGGCAGACGAAGCCCGGCGCTACATCACCACCTCGCTCAAGCGGGAATATGCCAGTGAGAAAGGCACCGAACTGAACAGCCTGTTACCGAAAATGAGCCCACTGAACCCACAGTACCTCACCAAAAAGCAGAGCGTGTTTCAGAAAATTGTGGCGTTTGTGGAGAAATTCAAAGGCGTAGGGGGGAGGGTTTGATAAGGCAGAACGCTATCTGTTACAGCGTGACGGTGTGGCTCATTGCGGGCTCCATTTCAGGAAAAGACGGCTATATTTTATTTAAAATATTGAAAAAAGATCTGCTGTTAAGCTTTACCAAGCCGGAGACGCAGCCCTCAAGTACGGAGCCGGGGCATGGATAACATCAGCCAGACCCAACAACTCGTCAGCGAGATCAATCGCCTGCATGCGGATTTTTCCAGAGATTATTTTGAAACCGGAAAAATCGCCAAACTCAATCTTTCCAGAACCATCCGACAGATTCCCGTCGCCCATATTTATCAATATCGCCTCACACTGCATGAAAGCATTAACGACTACCTGATGGCCGCCGATATAGACATCAGATACTTTTATCGCGTGAAAACCCGCGAAAGCATTGATGACATGATCGAGCGGTTTTCACACTGCGAAGATCAATATCCGGTGAATAACTGGCTGAATGATATTTTTGGTGCCCGGATTGTGCTCGCTCCTGATGACGTTAATACGGTGATGGAGCGGCTGGATGACTGGCAAGACGCGCTAGGGTTGAAGAACTGGTATTTGCGCGACAAGCCAGGTTACCGAGGCCTGCATGTTTACTTCAAAAACAAAAATAACTTTTACTTCCCGTGGGAACTGCAAATCTGGGACGCAGCCGATGTTCGTAGCAATATTGAAAACCACGAAAAATTCAAACGTCACTTTATGTAGTCAATGATCTGACATGAGCTACAAAACGCCCCAGCCTGAGCACCCCCAGTGTCAGGATAAGTGTCGCACCCTCTGATATTCTTTCTTAAACATTGATCAGGGGGTCAAAGGAGACACTCATGCCTCGCTATTCAGATGAACGTCGGCAAGCGGTGGTGGCCAAATTACTGCCGCCTCATGCCCTTTCACCCCATGAGATTGCAGCACAGGAAGGCATCTCATTAGCCACGGTTTATAAATGGCGTAAAGAAGCACGTATTAATGGAAAATGTTTACCAGATGCCTTGGGCAAAGGCGCTGATGGATGGTCTTCCCGTGATAAATTTAGCGCTGTTGTTGAGACGGCCTCAATGAATGCTCACGACGTGGCTGAGTATTGCCGCCGTCGCGGCCTCTATCCAGAACAATTGGAGCAATGGCGTTCTGACTGTGAACAGGCGGCCTGCTTGTCACAGTCAGAACGCCAGCGTGAGGCAGATGAGCTCAAACAGCAGCGCAAACATATTAAAGCACTGGAGAAAGAACTGGCTCGCAAGAACAGTGCGTTAGCCGAAACAGCGGCCTTGTTAACGCTGCGAAAAAAAGCAGCGGCGATCTGGGGGGACGAGGACGAATGATTAGCACCCCTGATCGCCGACATGCCATTGCGCTGATCGATAACGCCCGTGCTCACGGTGCACGTTTAGCAGCCGCCTGCCGTGAACTGGGCATGAGTGCTCGGACGTATCAACGCTGGACACGCGATGGTGAACTTCGCGAAGACCTGCGGCCTTTAGTTGAGCGGCCCACACCGGCGAATGCGCTCACGCCGATAGAGCAGCAGGAAATCCTCGACATTTGCCACCGGCCAGACTATGCCCACTTGCCGCCGGAACAGATCGTGGTAAGACTGTTCGATGAGGAAGCGCGCTACCTCGCCTCAGCTTCCACCTTCTATCGCGTGTTGCATAAACACAAAGAAGCGATCCATCGGGGCCGCGCCAAGTTGCCGAAGCGTCACGCCCGACCGACGACGTATCAGGCGACGGCGCCTAACTGCGTTTGGACGTGGGACGCGACCTGGCTGGGTGGCCCCATCAAAGGTGAGTATTACTATCTGGTCATGATGCTTGATATTTACAGCCGCAAAATCATCGGCTGGGAAGTCTTCCTCGCGGAATCAGCCCATAACTCCCGCACGGTGCTGGAACGTGCAGTGCTGGCCGAGCAGGTCGTCGATCAGCCCTTGGTACTTCATGCCGATAATGGCAGCCCGTTTAAGGGGGCCACGCTATTAGAGAAACTGCATGAGCTAGGCATCACCCCCTCGTTCAGTCGACCCCGGGTCAGCAACGATAACCCTTACTCAGAGTCGCTGTTCCGTACGTGCAAGTATCGTCCCTGTTATCCAACGAAGGGCTTCGCCCATGTTGATGCTGCACGGGAATGGGTAGCTGGCTTCGTTCAGTGGTACAACCACGAGCACCGCCACAGCGGAATCCGTCTCGTCACCCCCGCCCAACGGCACGCGGGTCAGGACACGGAAATACTGATTAAGCGCGATCAAATCAATCGAGCAGCGCGCAACGCCAACCCAGCGCGATGGAGCGGCAACACACGTAACTGGACACCCGTAAAGACAGTATCACTTAACCCAGAAAGAGAGCTGAGTGTGACGGTAAACGAACCAGAAAAGAAGGCTGCATAAATATAGTCAGAGACGACAACTTACTTGACGATTACCGAGCATTAATGCTGCCTAGTAATACATCAACCTTTCAAAAGCCGCGGGCCTGCTTGCCCGCGGCTTTTTATAGCGCGTCTTTTATAGGATGCTGTTTATAGAATATCTTGGCGGTTATACGTCTGGGCCAGTTCAATGAGGGCCGACACCTCACGGGCTGCCTCCGGCTCCATAATCAGGGCCTGGCCCATCAGCACGTTGCGGGCTTCAAGCTTGGCACGCAGGGCGGTGTCTTCAATCTCTTCAAAATCGGCATTATGGGCAAGTGAAAGTACCCGGCGGTGCATCTCGATGCCGCAGTAAGCCAGCGCGTCCAGGCGGATCTCATCAAGCAGCGCATCGCAGGCGTCATCGGCGCTATTGCCCTGCTCTTCAAATAACGCTTTCGGGAACAGAATCCCCGTCCGTTCGGTTTGCCATAGGTGGCGAAACTCGTCATCAAAGCTTGTGAAGCACGCCTCAATTACTTCAAGAATCCATGTCTGATAGCTTTCAAGCTCGCTTTCTTGACGGTGAGCAGGCTGGCTAAAGTAGGCCATCAGGAAGTTAGCCACCGCCATTCCCAGATCAAACGCCATCGGTCCGTATTGAGAGAACTCGGGGTCAATAACGCGTACGTCGGTATCGGTCGCCATAATCGAACCGGCGTGCAAATCACCGTGGAGCATGGTTTCGGTGTTGGCGGTGAATTTCATCAGCAGCCGCTGCACCTTGGCTTTTAGGCGAGCATTTCGGCGCAGTTCATCCACCACCGGTGAAAGCTCCGGCGTGTGGTGATTCATTTCAGCGGCGTAATAGGGGTCGGTAAACACCAGCGATTCGGTAATCGCGGGAATCGCCACGTTGCCAGAAAATAGACCTACATCCTGCTTTTTCTCAGGACTGCTGAGCGAAAGCTCTGAGCCACGAAACGCCGTGCGCGCGCAGAACTGGCCGATAGTGTCGCCAAGCTGCGCCACTCTCTCGCCAGCAATTAGCTTGCGCCGCAAAATCGTATGCGGATGAAGATACTCCATCACAAACAGCGCCTGAGGCTTATCGAAGTAGTAAACCTCTGGGGCAATGCCAGGTGCGCGCTTGGCCTGACGCACCAGCGCGTAATATTCAAAGTGAGCGCGATACGTCGGTAGCGGCCAGCTCTCGCCAACCATGCGAACATAGGGCAGTGCCTGCTTTACCACGACAATGCCGAGGCTTCCGGAGACAATAAACACTAGATTGAGATTGCCGTCGCCTACCTCGCGAATTTCCCAAGCGGCAGGCTCACCACCCACGCGACTGGCTACCGCGTCAATACTGCCGAGTCTTGTTGAAAGTGTTTCGACGCGAAGGGCGCGGTAATCTTGATCAAGTTCCAAAAGGTCAATCCTCACAATTTTTACACTGACTCATGCCTAAAAACAGTACTCGAATATAGCGTATTTACAAAGCGGCGCGACGCAGCAAGCCTATCGCCTAGTGATCAAGGCGTTGGCCTCCTGCTGACTAACGGCAATATTAACGCAACTGACTATCTTTACTACCTCGGCGGTTATAGCCACTGACGCTTGACTGCTTTTTATCAAGCTCTCCTTGGCAAGCGACACATAGCCTAACGCCCGGCATTGCCTGTCGGCGCGCGTCAGGAATGGGGTCGCCACATTCTTCGCAAATCTTCAGGCTGGCGCCGTGGGGTAGTTGGCTGCGTGCACGCTGTACCGCATCGTTCAAGGTGTTTTCAATCTGCTCCTGTTCGGCACCGTCTTTAGACCATCCGCCTGCCATAGCCGCATTCCTCGTCTCTATGATCACAATCTTCCAGCATAGCAGTCACGAAAGAGGAAAAGAGTCACATGGAAAGCATAGTGTCATTTTCTTGTAAGCAGATGGCCTTAATGTAAGGGCTCACTCAACGGAGAACCCTCATGCTGAAGCGTCCCTTAACGCTTTCTTTATCTACGGCAGCCCTCGTGGCCAGTTTGTTTGTTTCGACCCAAGCAGCCGCAGATAACACGCTAACGCTTTACACCAGCCAGCCCAACAGCGATGCCCAACAAACGGTGGATGCCTTTCAAGCGGCCTATCCCGACATTGAAGTGGAGTGGGTACGCGATGGCACTACGCGGCTGATGACGCGGCTGCGTTCGGAGCTTTCAGCGGGGGTAAGCAATCCAGATGTGCTGCTGATTGCCGACAGCATGACCATGGAGTCGCTCAAACAAGAAGGCCTTTTGCAGCCTTACTTAAGCGATGAGCGCCAGGCACATGACGCCGAGCTATACGACCCGGAGGGCTATTACTACGGCACCAAGCTGATCACCACGGGAATTGTGTATAACACCGGCGCTGAGCACCAGCCGCAAAGCTGGCAAGACCTATTGGGCCCCGATTATGAAGGGCTCGTCACCATGCCCAGCCCGCTTTACTCTGGCGCAGCGTTAATCCATATGGCGGCCATCAGCGCCAATCCGGCACTGGGGGCCGACTACTACGACGCGCTGCACGCCAATCGTACCGAAGCCCAGGGCGGCAATGGTGGCGTATTTAACGCCGTGGCCGCAGGCACCAAGCCCTACGGTATCGTGGTCGACTTCTTACCCATTCGTGAAGCGGCTAAAGGCTCGCCGGTCGCGTTTGTGTTCCCTGAAGAAGGCGTCAGCGCAGTGACTGAGCCAGTGGCGATTATGCAGGGTGCCAAGAATGTGGATGCCGCACAGAAGTTTGTGGATTTCGTGCTCTCCGAACAGGGCCAGGCACTGGTGAGCCAGCAGGGCTATCTGCCTGCGCGCAACGATGTAACGCCCCCCGAAGGCTTTCCTGCCCGCGACAGCATTACGCTGATGCCGGTGGATATTGAGCAGGCCCTGGAACAAGAAGCAGCGCTTAAACAGCGCTTTAGCGATTTATTCGGCGGGTGATCATGACTCCTGCCCTGACCTATAGCAGCCAGCACCGCTGGCTGCTTTCCAGCCTGCTAATCGGCATTGTGCTGCTCAGCCTAGTACCCAGCGTGCGCCTGCTGATAGAGGCTTTGAGCGACCTTGCTCAAGGCCGGCAGTCACCGCTATGGCAAGTACTCAACAGCGCCAGCACCTGGCGAGCCCTCTGGCACAGCCTGTATACCTCAGGGCTTGGCATGCTGATTGCGCTGGTGCTGGGCAGCCTGTTTGCGTTTGCCATCACGCTCACCAACGTGCGCGGTAAGTCTTGGCTGGTGTTCTGTTTCATGCTGCCCATGATGATTCCACCTCAGGTCACTGCGCTCAGCTGGTTACAGCTTTTTGGCCCGGCCAGCCCGCTATTAAAGAGCCTTGGCATGGCGCCGCCGCTCGGCAGCCCTCAACCGCTTTATTCGGCGGAAGGCATTGCCTTACTGCTAGGGATTCAAAGCGCTCCGCTGGTATTTCTGGCCCTGCGCACCAGCCTACTTTCGCTGCCCCGCGAGCTTATCGAAGCCGCGCGCATTAGCGGCGCAAAGCAAACTCAGGTGTGGGGCCATATTATCCTGCCCGTTACCCGCAGCGGCTTAGTGGCCGGGGGCTCAATGGCGTTTATTTCGAGCCTGGGTAACTTCGGCATTCCCGCCATGCTGGGCATTCCTGCCGGGTATTTTGTGCTGCCCACGCTGATCTACCAGCGTATGGCCAGTTTCGGCACTGGCGTACTGGCTGAAATGGCCGCCCTGTCACTGCTGATCGGGTTACTGGCGCTGGCCGGTGTAGCACTGCAGCAGCGCCTGATGAGCCGCAGCCGCTTTGGGTTAGGCGGCCATAGCGGCCGCTCGCATGATTTCACGCTTGGCCGCTGGCGCACGCTGGTAACTGCTACGCTGATCGGCATCTTGGTGGTTATTTTAGTCGCACCGCTACTCGCCCTTATCGCCAGCTCTCTGGTACCGGCCATGGGCGTGCCGCTTAACGCTGAGACCCTCACGTTAAATGCTTATGCCGACGTAATCGGTCGTCAGGGTGCAACGTGGCGGGCAGTCAACAATAGCCTATGGCTGGCGGGCAGCGCCGCCGTGGTGCTGATGCTGCTTAGTCTGCCGCTGGCGTATCGATTACAGCGCTTGCCTGAGCGCTTGCGTGGCGCGGTGCTCAGCGCGATTGAAATTCCCTACGCCCTTCCCGGCGTGGTGCTGGCGATTGCCTGCATTCTGCTGTTTGTACGCCCACTGCCAATTATTAATGTGGCGCTCTACGGCACGCTGGGGCTTATTTTCATCGCCTATTTGGCGCGCTTTTTGGTGGTTTGCCTCAAGCCCGTGGCCGCCAGCTTAGCGCAGCTTGACCCCTCGCTTGAAGAAGCCGCACAGCTAGCCGGCGCGGGCCCCTGGCGGCGGCTAGGCGGCATCGTGCTACCGCTGGTGGCACCCGCCGTGTTTGCCGGCGGGCTGCTGGTGTTTTTATTAGCAGTCAACGAACTCACCGTATCCGCGCTGCTTTGGAGCGCCGGTAACGAAACCCTCGGCGTGCTGATTTTCAATCTTGATGAAGGTGGCGAAAGCGTTCTGGCCTCCGCCGTTTCAGTGCTGGTGGTGATCATGGTTGCTGCATTAATGCTGGCACTTAGTTTGCTGGCCCCGCGGCTACCTAAAGGCGTTATTCCATGGCAGGGCTAATATGACAGGGCTAATATGGACAAAGCTAATATGACCGGGCTAACCATTGAGCGTGTCAGCAAACGCTTCGGCGAGCACACCGCCGTCGATGAACTATCCCTTGCGGTTGCCCCTGGTGAGTTTGTGGCGCTGCTCGGCCCCAGCGGCTGCGGCAAAACCACCATGCTGCGCATGCTGGCAGGCTTTGAGACGGTTAACGACGGCACTATTCGACTAGGCAACCGCACGTTGGCAGGCCCAAATATCCATATGCCGCCGGAACAACGCGATATGGCAATGGTGTTTCAATCCTATGCGCTGTGGCCGCATATGAGCGTCGCCGACAACGTCGGCTACCCAGTCAAACTTCGCGGCCTGCGCGGGGCGGCGTATCAGCAAAAGGTTCAGCAAGCCCTGGCCTTGGTAGAGCTTGAAGCCTACGCCGGGCGCACGCCCCAAGCTCTCAGCGGCGGCCAGCGCCAGCGAGTGGCCCTGGCTCGCTGCCTGGTTAGCGACCCATCCGTAGTGCTGCTGGATGAGCCACTGGCCAACCTTGACCGCCACCTGCGCGCCACCATGGAACACAGCTTTCGCGACTTTCATCAGCGCACTGGCGCCACCCTGGTTTACGTCACGCATGACCAAACCGAAGCGATGGCGCTGGCCGACAAAATTGCCGTCATGAAAGCCGGAAAACTGGTGCAGTGGGGCGCGCCAGAAACGCTTTACCGGGAGCCACGCACGCCGTGGGTAGCGGGGTTTATCGGCCAAGGGAGCCAGCTAAAAGTTGCCGCCGGAAGTCCCGGCAAACGCCTAGAAAGCACTGCCTTAATGCGCGGCCTGAGCGCCGTTGCATCGGAGCGCACTCAAACGGTACTGGTGCGCCCTGAGCATATTCAGATCAGCCCTTCTACTGCTACGGCAGATCAACTGCCCGCTCAGGTTGAAAGCATTATTTTTCGTGGCGAGCGCTTTGAGCTCAGCCTGCGTCTGCCCAGCGGCGAAACGCTGCTGGCCTATCATCACAGCGCAGCTGAATTGGGTAGCCAGGTCGCCGTCACCCTTCTTCAAGGCTGGTGCCTGGAGCCCGACCAATGAGCGTCGACATCGACATTCTAAGCGGTTTAGGCGACAAAGGGCCGGCCGCTATCGTGGTCGAGGCAAACGGTAAACGCCTGCTGCTGGATGCAGGCGGAGCGCTCCACCCCGGCGACACCATTACCTGGGCCAACCATCTTGATGTAGACGCAGTGCTGATTAGTCACGACCATATCG
This DNA window, taken from Vreelandella profundi, encodes the following:
- a CDS encoding type I restriction endonuclease subunit R, which translates into the protein MTTYTPIAESNNFIVLERYSKDWKVAESYQSEDALEQELIQDLVNQGYEYLPGLNSANALLANVRVQLQALNQVAFSESEWQRFVETYLDKPSDSSVDKSRKIHDDYIHDFTFDDGRIQNIYLVDKKTIARNKVQVIKQFSQTGSHANRYDVTLLVNGLPLMQVELKKRGVAIREAFNQVHRYSKESFNSEHSLFKYLQLFVISNGTDSRYFANTTKRNKNSFDFTMNWAQADNTLIKDLKDVTATFLQKNTLLNVLLHYSVFDIDNTLLVMRPYQIAATERILWKVRSSFEAKNWSTPESGGYIWHTTGSGKTLTSFKAARLATELEFIDKVFFVVDRKDLDYQTMKEYQRFSPDSVNGSDNTAGLKRNIEKDDNKIIVTTIQKLNNLMKSEASLPIYKKQVVFIFDECHRSQFGEAQKNLKKKFKRFYQFGFTGTPIFPQNALGADTTASVFGRELHSYVITDAIRDEKVLKFKVDYNDVRPKFKALETEQDEKKLSAAENKQALQHPDRIREISRYILHHYRQKTHRLQGNHQGFNAMFAVSSVEAAKLYYQTLSELQRDSDRPLKIATIFSYTANEEQDAVGDIVDESFNVSAMNASAKEFLSAAIDDYNVYFKTTYSVDSNGFQNYYRDLAKRVKAKEIDLLIVVGMFLTGFDAPTLNTLFVDKNLRYHGLMQAFSRTNRIYDATKAFGNIVTFRDLEKATVDAITLFGDKNTKNVVLEKSYKEYMEGFTDLVTGHARRGFMEVVADLEHNFPDPAAIEKEADKKAFAKVFGEYLRVENVLQNYDEFASLKALQSLDTSDQEAVEAFKAEHYLDDEKLAELQSIRLPAERKIQDYRSTYNDIRDWQRRQKSAQEKETSTLDWDDVEFEVDLLKSQEINLDYILGLIFEHNKKTKSKADLVQEVRRVIRASLGNRAKEDLVVDFINQTDLDQIGEKASVIEAFFTFAQAEQHREAEELIDSENLKADEARRYITTSLKREYASEKGTELNSLLPKMSPLNPQYLTKKQSVFQKIVAFVEKFKGVGGRV
- a CDS encoding IS3 family transposase (programmed frameshift); this translates as MPRYSDERRQAVVAKLLPPHALSPHEIAAQEGISLATVYKWRKEARINGKCLPDALGKGADGWSSRDKFSAVVETASMNAHDVAEYCRRRGLYPEQLEQWRSDCEQAACLSQSERQREADELKQQRKHIKALEKELARKNSALAETAALLTLRKKGSGDLGGRGRMISTPDRRHAIALIDNARAHGARLAAACRELGMSARTYQRWTRDGELREDLRPLVERPTPANALTPIEQQEILDICHRPDYAHLPPEQIVVRLFDEEARYLASASTFYRVLHKHKEAIHRGRAKLPKRHARPTTYQATAPNCVWTWDATWLGGPIKGEYYYLVMMLDIYSRKIIGWEVFLAESAHNSRTVLERAVLAEQVVDQPLVLHADNGSPFKGATLLEKLHELGITPSFSRPRVSNDNPYSESLFRTCKYRPCYPTKGFAHVDAAREWVAGFVQWYNHEHRHSGIRLVTPAQRHAGQDTEILIKRDQINRAARNANPARWSGNTRNWTPVKTVSLNPERELSVTVNEPEKKAA
- the mtnK gene encoding S-methyl-5-thioribose kinase, with protein sequence MELDQDYRALRVETLSTRLGSIDAVASRVGGEPAAWEIREVGDGNLNLVFIVSGSLGIVVVKQALPYVRMVGESWPLPTYRAHFEYYALVRQAKRAPGIAPEVYYFDKPQALFVMEYLHPHTILRRKLIAGERVAQLGDTIGQFCARTAFRGSELSLSSPEKKQDVGLFSGNVAIPAITESLVFTDPYYAAEMNHHTPELSPVVDELRRNARLKAKVQRLLMKFTANTETMLHGDLHAGSIMATDTDVRVIDPEFSQYGPMAFDLGMAVANFLMAYFSQPAHRQESELESYQTWILEVIEACFTSFDDEFRHLWQTERTGILFPKALFEEQGNSADDACDALLDEIRLDALAYCGIEMHRRVLSLAHNADFEEIEDTALRAKLEARNVLMGQALIMEPEAAREVSALIELAQTYNRQDIL
- a CDS encoding DksA/TraR family C4-type zinc finger protein; amino-acid sequence: MAGGWSKDGAEQEQIENTLNDAVQRARSQLPHGASLKICEECGDPIPDARRQAMPGVRLCVACQGELDKKQSSVSGYNRRGSKDSQLR
- a CDS encoding ABC transporter substrate-binding protein encodes the protein MLKRPLTLSLSTAALVASLFVSTQAAADNTLTLYTSQPNSDAQQTVDAFQAAYPDIEVEWVRDGTTRLMTRLRSELSAGVSNPDVLLIADSMTMESLKQEGLLQPYLSDERQAHDAELYDPEGYYYGTKLITTGIVYNTGAEHQPQSWQDLLGPDYEGLVTMPSPLYSGAALIHMAAISANPALGADYYDALHANRTEAQGGNGGVFNAVAAGTKPYGIVVDFLPIREAAKGSPVAFVFPEEGVSAVTEPVAIMQGAKNVDAAQKFVDFVLSEQGQALVSQQGYLPARNDVTPPEGFPARDSITLMPVDIEQALEQEAALKQRFSDLFGG
- a CDS encoding ABC transporter permease produces the protein MTPALTYSSQHRWLLSSLLIGIVLLSLVPSVRLLIEALSDLAQGRQSPLWQVLNSASTWRALWHSLYTSGLGMLIALVLGSLFAFAITLTNVRGKSWLVFCFMLPMMIPPQVTALSWLQLFGPASPLLKSLGMAPPLGSPQPLYSAEGIALLLGIQSAPLVFLALRTSLLSLPRELIEAARISGAKQTQVWGHIILPVTRSGLVAGGSMAFISSLGNFGIPAMLGIPAGYFVLPTLIYQRMASFGTGVLAEMAALSLLIGLLALAGVALQQRLMSRSRFGLGGHSGRSHDFTLGRWRTLVTATLIGILVVILVAPLLALIASSLVPAMGVPLNAETLTLNAYADVIGRQGATWRAVNNSLWLAGSAAVVLMLLSLPLAYRLQRLPERLRGAVLSAIEIPYALPGVVLAIACILLFVRPLPIINVALYGTLGLIFIAYLARFLVVCLKPVAASLAQLDPSLEEAAQLAGAGPWRRLGGIVLPLVAPAVFAGGLLVFLLAVNELTVSALLWSAGNETLGVLIFNLDEGGESVLASAVSVLVVIMVAALMLALSLLAPRLPKGVIPWQG
- a CDS encoding ABC transporter ATP-binding protein, translating into MTGLTIERVSKRFGEHTAVDELSLAVAPGEFVALLGPSGCGKTTMLRMLAGFETVNDGTIRLGNRTLAGPNIHMPPEQRDMAMVFQSYALWPHMSVADNVGYPVKLRGLRGAAYQQKVQQALALVELEAYAGRTPQALSGGQRQRVALARCLVSDPSVVLLDEPLANLDRHLRATMEHSFRDFHQRTGATLVYVTHDQTEAMALADKIAVMKAGKLVQWGAPETLYREPRTPWVAGFIGQGSQLKVAAGSPGKRLESTALMRGLSAVASERTQTVLVRPEHIQISPSTATADQLPAQVESIIFRGERFELSLRLPSGETLLAYHHSAAELGSQVAVTLLQGWCLEPDQ